A single region of the Acipenser ruthenus chromosome 57, fAciRut3.2 maternal haplotype, whole genome shotgun sequence genome encodes:
- the LOC117407639 gene encoding zinc finger protein OZF-like isoform X1 has protein sequence MEITDLTIVESKEIPELDSVHIKEEAVELECDDITEEVSEENKVNTLEENIVKMESSHCEDYPPEQICMKPNQLVSEDTGSSVGEEGTVLGSIQRKHHPPQERAADGKEEGAMPSTSSTASDPGRRTSTPAPQSKISSDGKLQRKQKHRESTPRDEYVKKLRTRSVQNLSAQPSRPLPVGYTATPHPDSSATQGNFISIQTPQQIPSEQILYHCPECGTNFSDRGKLKIHQHIHAGEKPFHCTDCGKSFNHKYNLQKHQRTHKGEEPHECPDCGRSFNLKSNLKKHQRIHTGEKPFHCADCGKGFNRKTLLQAHQRIHTGEKPFHCTDCGKNFNHKCDLQKHQRIHTGEKPFHCADCGKSFKQKCDLKKHQRIHTGEKPFHCADCGKSFKQKCDLKKHQRTHTGEKPYECPDCGRRFSHKCNLQAHQRIHTGKKPYECPDCGRRFHQKSNLQSHQLTHSTDKPFHCAGCGKGFNRKTLLEAHQLIHKGENQFQCADCGKSFNQKCDLQQHQRTHTG, from the exons atggagattacagacctgacaattgtagaaagtaaagagatccctgaacttgatagtgtccacattaaagaggaggctgTAGAGCTGGAGTGTGATGACATCACAGAGGAAGTTAGTGAAGAAAATAAAGTCAATACGCTGGAGGAGAATATAGTTAAGATGGAATCTAGCCATTGTGAAGATTATCCTCCTGAACAGATCTGCATGAAACCCAATCAGCTTGTCTCTGAAGACACTGGTTCTAGTGTTGGAGAAGAGggcactgtgctggggtccattcagaggaaacatcacccccctcaggaaagagctgcagatggaaaggaggaaggagcgatgccgtccacgagcagcacagcat CAGATCCAGGTAGACGCACCTCCACTCCAGCACCCCAGAGCAAAATCTCTTCTGATGGGAAACTGCAGCGtaagcagaaacacagagagtcaACACCCCGAGATGAATATGTGAAGAAACTGAGAACTCGCTCTGTTCAGAATCTTTCTGCACAACCTAGCCGACCACTTCCTGTGGGATATACAGCAACTCCACATCCCGACAGTTCTGCAACCCAGGGCAACTTCATTTCCATACAAACTCCCCAGCAGATTCCTTCAGAGCAGATCTTGTATCACTGTCCTGAATGTGGCACCAATTTCAGTGACCGGGGAAAGCTGAAAATACACCAGCATATTCAcgcaggagagaaaccgtttcactgtactgattgtgggaagagttttaatcaTAAATATAACCTTCAAAAACACCAAAGAACTCACAAGGGAGAGGAACCGCATGAGTGTCCTGACTGCGGGAGGAGTTTTAATCTCAAAAGtaaccttaaaaaacaccagcgaattcacacaggagagaaaccgtttcactgtgctgattgtgggaaaggttTTAATCGTAAGACTTTACttcaagcacaccagcgaattcacacaggagagaaaccgtttcactgtacTGATTGTGGGAAGAATTTTAATCACAAATGtgaccttcaaaaacaccagcgaattcacacgggagagaaaccgtttcactgtgctgattgtgggaagagttttaaacagaaatgtgaccttaaaaaacaccagcgaattcacacgggagagaaaccgtttcactgtgctgattgtgggaagagttttaaacagaaatgtgaccttaaaaaacaccagcgaactcacacaggagagaaaccgtatgagtgtcctgactgtgggaggcgttTTAGTCATAAATGTAACCttcaagcacaccagcgaattcatacggGAAAGAAACCAtacgagtgtcctgactgtgggaggcgttttcatcagaaatctaaccttcaatcacaccagctaactcacagtacagataaaccgtttcactgtgctggTTGTGGGAAAGGTTTTAATCGTAAAACTTTACTTGAAGCACACCAGCTAATTCACAAGGGAGAGAATCAGTTTcaatgtgctgattgtgggaagag
- the LOC117407639 gene encoding zinc finger protein OZF-like isoform X2, whose amino-acid sequence MEITDLTIVESKEIPELDSVHIKEEAVELECDDITEEVSEENKVNTLEENIVKMESSHCEDYPPEQICMKPNQLVSEDTGSSVGEEGTVLGSIQRKHHPPQERAADGKEEGAMPSTSSTAYPGRRTSTPAPQSKISSDGKLQRKQKHRESTPRDEYVKKLRTRSVQNLSAQPSRPLPVGYTATPHPDSSATQGNFISIQTPQQIPSEQILYHCPECGTNFSDRGKLKIHQHIHAGEKPFHCTDCGKSFNHKYNLQKHQRTHKGEEPHECPDCGRSFNLKSNLKKHQRIHTGEKPFHCADCGKGFNRKTLLQAHQRIHTGEKPFHCTDCGKNFNHKCDLQKHQRIHTGEKPFHCADCGKSFKQKCDLKKHQRIHTGEKPFHCADCGKSFKQKCDLKKHQRTHTGEKPYECPDCGRRFSHKCNLQAHQRIHTGKKPYECPDCGRRFHQKSNLQSHQLTHSTDKPFHCAGCGKGFNRKTLLEAHQLIHKGENQFQCADCGKSFNQKCDLQQHQRTHTG is encoded by the exons atggagattacagacctgacaattgtagaaagtaaagagatccctgaacttgatagtgtccacattaaagaggaggctgTAGAGCTGGAGTGTGATGACATCACAGAGGAAGTTAGTGAAGAAAATAAAGTCAATACGCTGGAGGAGAATATAGTTAAGATGGAATCTAGCCATTGTGAAGATTATCCTCCTGAACAGATCTGCATGAAACCCAATCAGCTTGTCTCTGAAGACACTGGTTCTAGTGTTGGAGAAGAGggcactgtgctggggtccattcagaggaaacatcacccccctcaggaaagagctgcagatggaaaggaggaaggagcgatgccgtccacgagcagcacagcat ATCCAGGTAGACGCACCTCCACTCCAGCACCCCAGAGCAAAATCTCTTCTGATGGGAAACTGCAGCGtaagcagaaacacagagagtcaACACCCCGAGATGAATATGTGAAGAAACTGAGAACTCGCTCTGTTCAGAATCTTTCTGCACAACCTAGCCGACCACTTCCTGTGGGATATACAGCAACTCCACATCCCGACAGTTCTGCAACCCAGGGCAACTTCATTTCCATACAAACTCCCCAGCAGATTCCTTCAGAGCAGATCTTGTATCACTGTCCTGAATGTGGCACCAATTTCAGTGACCGGGGAAAGCTGAAAATACACCAGCATATTCAcgcaggagagaaaccgtttcactgtactgattgtgggaagagttttaatcaTAAATATAACCTTCAAAAACACCAAAGAACTCACAAGGGAGAGGAACCGCATGAGTGTCCTGACTGCGGGAGGAGTTTTAATCTCAAAAGtaaccttaaaaaacaccagcgaattcacacaggagagaaaccgtttcactgtgctgattgtgggaaaggttTTAATCGTAAGACTTTACttcaagcacaccagcgaattcacacaggagagaaaccgtttcactgtacTGATTGTGGGAAGAATTTTAATCACAAATGtgaccttcaaaaacaccagcgaattcacacgggagagaaaccgtttcactgtgctgattgtgggaagagttttaaacagaaatgtgaccttaaaaaacaccagcgaattcacacgggagagaaaccgtttcactgtgctgattgtgggaagagttttaaacagaaatgtgaccttaaaaaacaccagcgaactcacacaggagagaaaccgtatgagtgtcctgactgtgggaggcgttTTAGTCATAAATGTAACCttcaagcacaccagcgaattcatacggGAAAGAAACCAtacgagtgtcctgactgtgggaggcgttttcatcagaaatctaaccttcaatcacaccagctaactcacagtacagataaaccgtttcactgtgctggTTGTGGGAAAGGTTTTAATCGTAAAACTTTACTTGAAGCACACCAGCTAATTCACAAGGGAGAGAATCAGTTTcaatgtgctgattgtgggaagag